The Bacillus sp. F19 DNA segment AGGAAAGGCAAAAAGCGCCTTTCCTGCCAAAACCTTTGTGTTCAACTGACCCCACTTTGCAATTCCGCTTTTCTTTTCAAAATTTTAGGCACATATCTGGGCGTCCACGCATACAATGAACTATACCGATTCATGTATTGGTGGAACATATTATTTATTCCTTTATTTTAGTAGCACAAACTATACTAGCCCAGCATAGGATTAAATGATGATTGATTGAGGAGGGTATGTACGAATGGCTGAATACAGAGAAATAATCACCAAAGCGGTAGTTGCGAAAGGCAAGAAGTTTACTCAATCCACGCACAGCATTGCTCCTTCGCAAAAACCAACAAGCATTCTAGGCGGCTGGTTGATCAACCATAAATATGATGCAAAAAAGGTTGGGAAAACAGTCGAGGTTGAAGGTACTTACGACATCAACGTATGGTATTCGTATGCTGATAATACGAAAACAGAAGTTGTCACTGAAAAAGTTTCATATGTGGACGTCATTAAGTTGAAATATAAAGATAACAACTTTTTGGACGATGAGCATGAAGTCATTGCAAAGGTGATGCAGCAGCCAAACTGCATGGAGGTCAATATTTCTCCAAATGGAAGCAAGGTTGTTGTTTCAGCTGAGCGTGAGTTTTTGGCGGAAGTTGTCGGGGAGACAAAGGTGGTTGTCTCAATTAACACAGAAGCCTTTGCTGAAGCGGATGAAGACTGGGAAGAAGATCTTGATGATGAGTTTGAAGATCTGAATCCGGAATTTTTAGTCGGCGGAGATGAAGAATAAGAGGAAACTAGGGAGAATTATCTTCCTGGTTTTTCTTTTTTTATGGAACTCAAAAATTTTGCACCTTTCGTATCTTTAATAGACTATTCCTGGGACAACCTTCCGGGATTCGCTGAAGCAAAAAATCCCCCATGTATGTTATAATAAAGTTTGTTTTGAAACGTACGCAAAAGCAATGGGGGATTACAATGGCTACATATACGCCGATGATACAGCAATATTTAAAAATAAAGGCAGAGTATCAGGATGCCTTTTTATTTTTTCGTTTAGGCGACTTTTATGAAATGTTTTTTGAAGATGCAAAAAGAGCATCTGCTGAACTTGAAATTACATTAACAAGCAGAGATGGAGGAGGCGCCGAACGAATTCCAATGTGCGGTGTACCGTATCATTCTGCTCCTGGATATATAGAATCTTTAATAGAAAAAGGCTACAAGGTAGCCATATGTGAACAAACTGAAGATCCAAAACAGGCAAAAGGTGTTGTCCGCCGCGAAGTTGTGCAGCTGATCACACCAGGTACGGTTATGAATGGAAAAGGTCTGCAGGAGCGGGAAAATAACTATTTAGCGTCTGTAACTGCCTTTCCTTCTAAGTTTGGTTTTGCAGTTACAGATCTATCGACTGGTGAAAATCAAGTGACCTTATTAAATCATATTGATGAAATCATAAATGAAATGTATTCTCTTGGTGCAAAGGAATTAGTTGTACATCCTGACTTTCCTGGATCATATATTAAAAAAATTGCTGAAAAATCAAGAGTGACTGTTTCGTTTGAAATGGATGCGGGCACAGAGAAATTTGAAGCGATTATCGACCATCTTGAAGATGTGAGATTAAAAGAAACCTTCGGCAGACTGCATAACTATTTGCAGAAAACGCAAAAGAGAAGCCTTGATCATCTTCAAAAAGTAAAAGTCTATCAGCTGCAGGATTTTATGAAAATTGATTTATACTCCAAGCGGAATTTGGAGCTGACGGAAACGATCCGTTCTAAAGGCAAAAAAGGCTCGCTCCTTTGGCTGCTTGACGAGACAAAGACAGCAATGGGCGCGAGAATGCTCAAGCAGTGGATCGATCGGCCATTGCTGTCTAAAAATGAAATCAGAAGCCGCCTTCAAATGGTCCAATCCTTGCTTGATCACTATTTTGAACGTGAAGATCTCAGAGAACGGTTAAAGGAAGTCTATGATCTTGAAAGACTTGCGGGGAGAGTGGCATTCGGAAATGTCAATGCAAGAGACTTAATCCAGCTGAAGAAATCATTGCAGCAGGTGCCTGCGATCAAAGAAGTATTAACATCTGTAAAGGATAATCAAATAAATGAAATGGCAGAACAAATTGACCCTTGTACAGAACTGACAGACTTACTTGATTCTGCTTTAGTAGCGAATCCGCCGCTGTCTATTAAAGACGGCAATATCATGAAAGACGGCTATCATGAACAGCTCGATCAATTCAGAGATGCAAGCAGAAACGGCAAATCATGGATAGCAGAGCTTGAACAGCAGGAGAGGGTGCGTACAGGCATCAGATCACTGAAAATAGGGTTTAACAGGGTATTCGGCTACTATATTGAAGTGACAAGAGCAAATGTACACTTGCTTGAAGAAGGCAGGTACACACGGAAGCAAACACTGACAAACGCTGAAAGATATATAACACCGGAGCTTAAAGAAAAAGAAACA contains these protein-coding regions:
- the mutS gene encoding DNA mismatch repair protein MutS; the encoded protein is MATYTPMIQQYLKIKAEYQDAFLFFRLGDFYEMFFEDAKRASAELEITLTSRDGGGAERIPMCGVPYHSAPGYIESLIEKGYKVAICEQTEDPKQAKGVVRREVVQLITPGTVMNGKGLQERENNYLASVTAFPSKFGFAVTDLSTGENQVTLLNHIDEIINEMYSLGAKELVVHPDFPGSYIKKIAEKSRVTVSFEMDAGTEKFEAIIDHLEDVRLKETFGRLHNYLQKTQKRSLDHLQKVKVYQLQDFMKIDLYSKRNLELTETIRSKGKKGSLLWLLDETKTAMGARMLKQWIDRPLLSKNEIRSRLQMVQSLLDHYFEREDLRERLKEVYDLERLAGRVAFGNVNARDLIQLKKSLQQVPAIKEVLTSVKDNQINEMAEQIDPCTELTDLLDSALVANPPLSIKDGNIMKDGYHEQLDQFRDASRNGKSWIAELEQQERVRTGIRSLKIGFNRVFGYYIEVTRANVHLLEEGRYTRKQTLTNAERYITPELKEKETLILEAEEKMVDIEYELFVELREQVKKFIPRLQSLSKCISELDVLQCFAVISEKRHYSKPSFSDQELFIKDGRHPVVEKVMNSQEYVPNDCYFSNERGMLLITGPNMSGKSTYMRQVALTAILAQIGCFVPASEAVLPIFDQIFTRIGAADDLISGQSTFMVEMLEARNAIVNATERSLILFDEIGRGTSTYDGMALAQAIIEHIHHHIGAKTLFSTHYHELTSLADGLPQLQNVHVSAVEENGKVVFLHKIEEGPADKSYGIHVAELAELPNELICRAKEILESLEAEQTVKVPASIMEKTETFKSDEAQLSFFNEQPAKKESRQVPKKDILVLEQIRAINLLEMTPLDAMNELYQIQKKLK
- a CDS encoding outer spore coat protein CotE, with translation MAEYREIITKAVVAKGKKFTQSTHSIAPSQKPTSILGGWLINHKYDAKKVGKTVEVEGTYDINVWYSYADNTKTEVVTEKVSYVDVIKLKYKDNNFLDDEHEVIAKVMQQPNCMEVNISPNGSKVVVSAEREFLAEVVGETKVVVSINTEAFAEADEDWEEDLDDEFEDLNPEFLVGGDEE